In Quercus robur chromosome 11, dhQueRobu3.1, whole genome shotgun sequence, the following proteins share a genomic window:
- the LOC126706664 gene encoding subtilisin-like protease SBT3 — protein MSFSHLISQCLVLGLLLFLLAIVNAVPKSEEFKTYIIHMDHTHKPTSFLTHESWHRSILKSLLSSPADDDNKELLLYSYSHVMHGFSARLTPSQLAEIEESPAHLATFPGSTGKLMTTYSPKFLGLQQNFGIWPAASYGEDVIVGIIDSGIWPERESFNDEGMSPVPQRWKGKCENGTAFSPSYCNRKLIGARSFSKGIRAKGHDISKEEEFDSARDFVGHGSHTASTAVGNYVPGVSHFGYARGTAVGVAPRAHLAIYKVAWLKGQVEAPDALAGMEQAILDGVDIMSLSLSFDNQRSYFTDVIAKGSLSAVEKGIFVVCAAGNAYLYKTVSNVAPWITTVGAGTLDRSFHATMTLGNGVPIEGTSYFPESVFITDIPLYYAKGNLSKAICNHKALDIKDVSGKVVLCDYSTNITTSQQIKEVQRAGAFAAIFLTDASFSLFANQYSIPSLILPTASGTLVKEYVTKARNPKVKDMRFVLTRYGTKPAPQVANYSSKGPSPVSPGVLKPDIIAPGDDVVAAVAPTRPYIQVGKYNLSSDYQLMSGTSMATPHVAGVGALLKSIHPEWSPAAIRSAIMTTAYAEDNTGTVFKSQLLDLEAASPLEFGAGHINPNKAMDPGLIYDMGLQDYIEFVCGLGYTRKQMSVILSRTQWSCTNKSIHDLNYPSLMAVLPTKTRYPVTMNFSRVVTNVGNNKAVYRAYLENIPTGLRISVKPRTLTFTRNYQTRSFVVSVELDREFPFVIYGFLKWVDQDSHMVSSPIVAISL, from the coding sequence ATGAGTTTCTCCCATCTGATTTCACAGTGTTTAGTACTCGGGCTGCTACTATTTCTACTTGCTATTGTCAATGCAGTGCCCAAATCCGAAGAATTCAAAACATACATCATACATATGGACCATACTCACAAGCCTACGTCTTTCTTAACCCATGAGTCATGGCATCGTTCCATCCTAAAATCATTGTTGTCATCTCCTGCTGATGATGATAACAAAGAACTCTTGTTGTACTCATACAGCCATGTCATGCACGGTTTCAGTGCAAGGCTCACACCCTCTCAACTAGCTGAGATTGAGGAATCTCCAGCTCACCTGGCCACATTCCCAGGGTCCACTGGCAAGCTAATGACAACTTACTCCCCTAAGTTTCTGGGGCTACAACAAAACTTTGGCATATGGCCTGCTGCCTCATATGGAGAAGATGTGATTGTAGGCATTATTGATTCAGGAATTTggccagagagagagagttttaatgATGAGGGTATGTCACCAGTGCCACAAAGATGGAAGGGAAAGTGCGAGAATGGCACAGCATTTTCCCCTTCATATTGCAACAGGAAGCTCATTGGGGCTCGATCCTTTAGCAAAGGAATACGGGCTAAAGGTCATGACATATCCAAGGAAGAGGAATTTGATTCTGCGAGAGACTTTGTGGGTCATGGTTCACACACTGCATCCACAGCAGTAGGTAATTATGTGCCCGGTGTAAGTCATTTTGGATATGCAAGAGGCACAGCCGTAGGGGTGGCTCCGCGTGCACATCTTGCCATCTACAAAGTTGCTTGGCTAAAAGGACAGGTTGAAGCACCTGATGCTCTTGCTGGCATGGAACAAGCAATTCTTGATGGGGTTGATATCATGTCTCTGTCTCTTAGCTTCGATAATCAGAGATCTTATTTCACTGATGTCATTGCCAAAGGTTCTCTTTCTGCAGTTGAGAAAgggatttttgttgtttgtgctGCCGGCAATGCTTATCTTTACAAAACAGTATCGAATGTAGCACCTTGGATCACAACTGTTGGGGCTGGCACACTTGATCGAAGTTTCCATGCAACAATGACTCTAGGAAATGGGGTTCCCATTGAAGGTACATCGTACTTTCCAGAGAGTGTTTTCATTACTGATATACCTTTGTACTATGCCAAAGGGAACCTGAGCAAAGCAATTTGCAATCACAAAGCATTGGATATAAAGGACGTTTCTGGGAAGGTAGTCCTCTGTGATTATAGCACCAACATTACTACTTCTCAACAGATTAAGGAGGTCCAAAGGGCAGGTGCTTTTGCGGCTATCTTCTTGACAGATGCATCATTCTCTTTATTTGCAAATCAATACTCCATTCCCAGCCTTATTCTGCCAACTGCTTCAGGGACTTTGGTTAAAGAGTATGTAACAAAGGCGAGAAACCCAAAGGTGAAGGACATGAGATTTGTGTTAACAAGGTATGGTACAAAGCCTGCACCTCAAGTGGCCAATTACTCTTCTAAAGGACCCAGCCCAGTCAGTCCAGGAGTTTTAAAGCCAGACATTATCGCTCCAGGAGATGATGTGGTAGCCGCCGTTGCCCCTACCAGACCATATATCCAAGTCGGCAAATATAATTTGTCTTCAGATTATCAACTTATGTCAGGCACATCAATGGCTACACCACATGTTGCTGGTGTTGGAGCTTTGCTGAAATCAATCCACCCCGAATGGAGCCCAGCAGCTATCCGATCAGCAATAATGACCACGGCCTATGCTGAAGACAATACAGGCACAGTTTTTAAAAGTCAACTGTTAGATCTTGAAGCTGCCTCACCTCTAGAGTTTGGGGCTGGCCACATTAACCCAAATAAAGCCATGGATCCTGGCCTCATCTATGACATGGGTTTGCAAGATTATATTGAGTTTGTGTGTGGCTTAGGGTACACCAGAAAGCAAATGAGTGTTATCCTTAGCCGAACTCAATGGAGTTGTACCAACAAATCTATTCATGATCTAAACTATCCCTCTTTAATGGCTGTACTCCCAACCAAAACAAGATATCCAGTGACAATGAATTTTAGCAGGGTTGTGACAAATGTTGGAAACAATAAAGCTGTATACCGAGCATATTTGGAGAACATTCCCACTGGATTGAGAATAAGTGTCAAACCAAGGACCCTTACATTCACCCGCAATTATCAGACCCGAAGTTTTGTTGTCAGCGTTGAGCTCGATAGGGAATTTCCCTTCGTAATTTATGGTTTTCTCAAATGGGTTGATCAAGATAGTCACATGGTGTCAAGCCCCATAGTGGCTATCAGTTTATAG
- the LOC126707000 gene encoding uncharacterized protein LOC126707000: MGYSYLLDTPAALATFRSKFSIPSDVDVAYCHESDMELHRGHGTAFFPLMSILEGGVRFPVDPLLISTLTYYGLCPDQLPPNFYRVVSCVGQLNHTFNLQLDHHDINQMYSLCGSKSTNYYLKTRDARVRLISCLPDSNRNSAGEFVRVRGNWFAGEIPCPLTRREVDGKVFTQDLRAVHVRDLNFVLRSEIYVHWDGQLRASHLILGVEPVYSTWQSFKQALIVDSPLLSYIDVRYVNFLPPKLTTGEAREFGRRFTAADELVPLRDDSAEQVSRRLRERAHEAIQQGDQAQEQTHPEDPPAEHQQQVTDAANLLAEAIQPGASMVARRVMTLDRFVPGARLTNQPPPTQGRGPVSQPPPTSQSGRARKKQKVAEQHSTAPGDAAVRTPPRPTGGIVIREPQTEAGTGGASSSQVAPAWEPKFLLDGKPLPSTASVRIWDKGEGGRIAQTLAGALQLPEDVHAFEDGSEESVGRRLEWHAIAVILLSICSM; the protein is encoded by the exons atgggttattcttaccttctagataccccggctgctttggccacctttaggagtaaatttagtatccccagtgacgtggacgtggcttactgccatgagagtgatatggaactccaccgagggcatggtacagccttctttcctttgatgtccatcttagaaggtggggttaggttcccggtagatcccctcctgataagcacactcacctactatgggctgtgccccgaccagcttccccccaatttttaccgggtagttagttgtgtcggccagttgaaccatacctttaacttacaactagatcaccatgatattaaccaaatgtacagcctctgtgggagcaaatccacaaattactacttaaagacaagggatgctcgggtacggctgatatcgtgcctacccgattcgaacaggaactccgccggggagtttgtcagggtgcgcggcaattggtttgccggggagatcccttgccccctcacacggcgtgaagtgg acggcaaagtgtttactcaggacctcagagccgtccacgtcagggacctaaacttcgtccttcgttccgagatctacgtgcactgggacgggcaactccgggcctcacacctgatcctcggcgtggaaccggtttactctacttggcaatcattcaagcaggcgttgatagttgacagccccctgctctcgtacatagacgtccggtacgtgaacttcttgccgccgaagcttacaaccggggaagcgagggaatttggtaggcggttcactgccgcggacgaactagttccccttcgagacgattccgcggagcaagtatcccggcgccttagagagagagctcacgaagctatacaacaaggggaccaagcccaagagcagacccatcccgaggatccacccgccgagcatcaacagcaagtgacagacgcggctaacctgctagctgaagcgatccagcccggtgcaagCATGGTGGCAAGGCGAGTAATGACCCTagacaggttcgtgcctggtgcccgactgaccaaccagcccccgcctacccagggtcggggtccagtttctcaacctcctccaacctcgcagtccggacgtgcccggaaAAAACAGAAAGTAGCCGAGCAACATTCCACGGCCCCGGGGGACGCCGCTGTccggactcctccccgaccaacaggggggATTGTCATCCGCGAGCCGCAGACCGAagctggcacggggggcgcatcctcctcccaagtggctccagcgtgggagccaaagttccttctggatggcaaaccattgccatcaacggcctctgttcggatatgggataagggcgagggcggccgcattgcccaaaccttggccggagctctccaacttcccgaggacgtgcacgcctttgaggatgggtccgaggagtccgtggggcgccggttagagtggcacgccattgcggtaattcttttgtctatttgctccatgtag